One Pyrococcus furiosus DSM 3638 genomic region harbors:
- a CDS encoding SagB/ThcOx family dehydrogenase, with amino-acid sequence MVHYFVKVTKNRKKSTILDLGLLFHKNTSINPSNAKETSERIQKFYRTVNIDEFLFPSKQYVDRTRIKLPRIDVTSFSYDLVRAIVTRRSIRTFSYEPIKLNELSVLLKLSSGVVLIQDEENHSIYHRSFPTAGGLNSCHVYLISLNVDDLPFGSYYYDPLTHELIKIEEYQISQKNEFLDTLVKVLGNQEWIRTAGLILIITGDYSKIRLKYGDRGYRYLLLEAGHIMQNFYLIASMLNLGVCSIGGFYDDYIAKLIHVDNTNELVLYLGGMGKLV; translated from the coding sequence ATGGTTCATTATTTTGTGAAGGTAACAAAAAATCGTAAAAAATCTACCATATTAGATCTGGGGTTATTATTTCACAAGAACACAAGTATAAACCCCTCTAATGCCAAAGAAACAAGTGAGAGAATACAAAAGTTTTACAGAACAGTAAACATTGATGAATTTTTATTTCCATCTAAACAGTATGTAGATAGAACAAGAATAAAACTACCTAGAATTGATGTAACCAGCTTCTCTTATGATTTAGTACGGGCTATTGTAACTCGCAGATCTATCAGAACATTTTCATATGAACCAATTAAGTTGAATGAACTTTCTGTACTTCTTAAACTCTCAAGTGGCGTTGTTTTAATACAAGATGAAGAAAATCACTCCATTTATCATAGATCCTTTCCAACTGCAGGAGGGCTAAATTCTTGTCATGTATACTTGATATCGCTCAATGTAGATGACTTACCTTTTGGATCTTATTATTATGATCCTCTTACACATGAATTAATTAAAATTGAAGAGTATCAAATTTCACAAAAAAATGAATTTTTAGATACGTTGGTTAAGGTTCTTGGTAATCAAGAATGGATTAGAACTGCTGGTTTAATATTAATAATTACAGGGGATTACTCTAAAATAAGGTTGAAGTATGGAGACAGAGGATATAGATATTTACTCCTTGAAGCTGGCCATATTATGCAAAATTTTTATCTCATCGCATCTATGCTTAACTTAGGAGTATGTTCTATTGGTGGTTTTTACGACGATTATATTGCAAAATTAATCCATGTAGATAACACTAATGAACTAGTTTTGTATTTAGGAGGAA